The Corvus hawaiiensis isolate bCorHaw1 chromosome 1, bCorHaw1.pri.cur, whole genome shotgun sequence genomic sequence GCTCAGATTCCAGACAGTCACTTgaggtgccagagctgcagtTGCTCCAAtcacacttttttctcttttgagatCTGCGTTATTGTACAGTTTTCAGCTCTATCACATAATGTCCCCCTTCTCTTCTTGCACAAAGAAAAGCATCTTAATCAGTACATACATGGCACAAAAGACTTGTATAGGGAACCATGCACTTTTAGTCTTTAAAATCCTGCATACTTAACATACCTAAACTTCACTGCTTAAAAGACAATAGGCATTTAAATTCAGAGTAAATTAGCAATCAGGACAATTTGATCTAGCCAAATTAATGTTACAAGCACTTTCACATACtagatttttttactttcattgaCAGTATCCCAATTTTTTCTAAAACCCACAGAATTCATCTTATCTACATACATAAGTGTTGATCTTTATTTTggaattttcagtttctgaagcAGCTTAATTccactgccagcagcatttctctaacagaaaacaaaataaaaaaccaaaaccaaaccaaatcaaaatcaaaacccACATATAGGTTTGCTTGaagcagaaaaccaaacaaaattaaCAAAAGTACATCCTAAGCTCAGGCCTCAAGTCCTTATGCTGTCAAAATCACCAGTCCAGCACTAAGAAAATAGTACATGCTGTATTTTGTGACTGTGAATGTGGGGAGGCGGTACAAAAAACCACATATTAAAAAGACCAACATGTTTAGTGAGGCTGTTTCCTTCTCTAAGAACCTCTTAGAAACAAAAGTTGTGCTTGTAGATCTCGGCTCTTTGAAAGGCATGTGGAAGAAAGAGTTCACCAACCACTACTTTCAGCATTTTGGTAGCTTTGTTGAATACCTTATTAAgtataaactaaaaaaaaagaattactaAAAAACAGAGAGGgggcacagaaacagaaatgagagTTACATACAGTACAGCATAGGTAAGGGAAAGACTGTACACAGGCAATGCAGGGGCATTTGTGATATTTGCTCTTTTAAGAATCTTATCAACTGTGCTACTTCAAAAGTAACCATAAATCTCCCCAGCAACGGGAAATGCAACCACTAAATTTCTTGAATCACAtgttaaaaacagaacaaagccCCTATCCAACAAAGAAACACAGAGCTGAATGGAAACACTCGCGCTCTTGAAGATAAGGACACAGTTTAAGCACTTGCAGAATCAGGCTGCAGTTTTACTACTTGTAGATAAGACGAGGTTTCAGGTAACGAAAGCTCAGAACAACCAGCTTCATACAAGCTTCATTTCAGagtaaaaattaaatctgaagTTTGGGGACCTGGACGCATGGTCACACAgatttgagaaaaaaagcacttagttgggttttttttttaacgctgtcagcacaaaatcccagaaaatGCACCCACCATTCAGAGACAGTACCACATTCCTGCAGTCATGGCTCCTATACAGCACAGCACTTTTCCCTTCCAGATgggattaattttatttccataggAGACCTGAAATTGAATTCACTGCCTAAAGATAAAAATCTCCCTTGGTAGGAATATGCAATTCCCTTCCTTCTCATGTTTctctctcacaaaaaaaaaaaagtgaacacAATCACTGATAGTTAAGAATAATGCTTTTGGCACGGCTTCAGTCATTAGCAAATAATAAGCTCTGAGCTACAGCAATTCTGTGAggctgcaaaaaatattttgtctttctgtgaGGCTCTGAGAACATACGTGGCACTGGACAAAGATGAGTTACAGAGCTGCACAAAGGGGTTAATTTATTCCTCCTGCGTTTTGTCAGTCTCCTTTGACAAGAACTATGGGCGACCTTTGAGCCAAACCAATATGTTAAATCCAATAAAATTTTTCTATGCAACAAGGATCTTGGTATATTTACCATTACTTTTCAGCCTTTCCTGAATGTTAGCAATACTGGAGGAGAATcataatttaatattaaaaacacCAAGATGCAGACTAGGATAAAGAGACAATGCCCAGTAATACAGCAAAGCAGAACTGCAAGTGGCACTGCCAATAATTACATAAATGATGAAACAGGGACAGAAGAAGACACAAAACTGACCTTAAAGAAAGAACCAGAATATTTCATATCTAGCAGTTTAAGATACATAATCTATGGAAGAAAAAACCAGAGAGCATCGGAGCAATTCTCACTTCCATATTACCATCTGCTGTGATTCACCAATAAAGCAGCAATCAGAAAAAGAGCAAGATGTTTACAGCCCTGTACAATCCTTCTTATCACGAAAACAACCAATTTAAGAGTCAAGAATATGcatgttgaaaatattttctctgtgacACCAAAAGAACAGCTTAAAAGCTTTTGGACTAGTCTAAGTTACTatgtgaagaagaagaaaaaaaaaggacatataatttcttttctctggcaTTAACATTAGTCATGTTTTTTTAGTTCATATTTCTTGAAAACAGAAGAATGGAAAGTATCACAAGAAAcccaaattttaaagaaatggatACACGTATAATGAAACAttaacaaagatttttttctgtattacatAACAtgttagtatttatttttaatgtttttataaaatttaaggaaagcagaaatacaaGAACTATACAACCCAAATTACCATAGTACAAAAACACTTGAAGAGGCTGAATCATAAAACACCAGCCACAACCAAGTCAGACAATAAAAGCACAGGTGAcaaaaacaaagccaggagtGCAATAACAGCACTTAAACTGATGTAAACATTCAAAACCCTGAAGACGGAAAACGCGAAAAGAGAAAGCTAGGTGTTAATGAGACACAATACTCAATAGGCTGAAGCCTACTGTTTTCCCTTCgaacaattttcttttgaatgaaAACCTTCAACAGCTGCTAAATGTGATACAGACACGCGTTTGTAAGAACTTGTACAACATGTTTTTCTAGCCGCTGACCCTTCAAACCCCTCAGCCCTAGAAGGGCCACTGTGCAGCAGCCTGCTGCACCTTGCTTCAACAGCTACATTGATGAGATCTCTCCTTTCAAATCTCTGAAGATATGCTATGGAGATGAGGATATTCTCTTgcaaataaaatactgaaaaggtGACTGTCACGGTGACACTGAGGGATGACAACCAGCTAAATGTCATGTAACATTTAACTCCAGAGCACTCCTATGTCACATACTGGTTCTGCACAGCTTCTGGCAGTAGCTTTTTCCTTCGAAAGCTGACACAGGCTGCTGCCATAGAACAACACTACCCCAGCCAACTAACAAAAACCACTTTGTACTGCTTAGCAAGCTGAACTGGCCCGTGGCTAGTCAGAAGAGACAGCCAGCACATGGACAGTTCTGTGACTGCCCTTTTAAGCCAGAGCAGAGTCAgattttcccaaatatttccTGAAACACCagtcctggaaaagaaaaggaaatcacagaaccacagaatggctACAGTTAGAAAGGACCAGAGGCCACCTTGTCCAACCCCCTACTTAAGCAGAACCATCTTAGACCTGGTCGTTCAAGACCAtatccagatggcttttgactatctccaaggatggagacccCCACAAcccctctgggcaacctgtaccaGTGCTTCATCACTCTCATGGTGACAAAAGTGTTCCCTGATGTTCCCTGAGGAACCTCCTGTGTTTTCAGTTTGcacctttttcctctgttcctttCACTGGGCACGACTGAATAGAGCCTGACCATCCTGCTTACACCCTTTCTTTAGGTATTTATATTAATAAGAGccctctgagccttctcttctctaggctaaACAGTTGCAGCTCTCCCAGTCTTTCCTCATATATAGGATGGTCCAGTCCCTTAATTGTTGTTGTGACCCTTCTTTGGCCTCTCTCCAGTGTGTCCACAAGTGCCCTCGTACCCAGCACTCCAGGTGCCCCACCAGTGCACAGCAGAGGGGAAGTAGCAgctccctcgacctgctggcaaCACTATGTCAAATGCAGACTGTGATATGTGAGTCGCCTTTGCCACAAGAGCAGTTGGGAGGAACCTCTCCATGCCAGGGACCGATTGGGAAAACATATGGAAAAAGGCACGATGCATGGCAAGTGCTATATCCAGATGCTATCTCTGTCTTACATACATCAGTTGTTCTAAACCTGGGGATTGAGCACAGCTCAATTTCAACgatgaaataaaaggaaattaatagaATAGAATAGCTGAGTTGGAAAGAATCTGCAATGATCGTCTGGTCCAACTGCCTGACCTCTTCAGGGAGGATCTTAGAAGCTAAAGCATATTattaagggcattgtccaaatgcctcttaaaagctgacaggcttggggcatcGACCACCTCTCTAgaaagcctgttccagtgtttaacCACCCTCTCAGTAAATGCTTCCTAATGTTCAGTCTAAACCTCTTCTGGTGCAGCTTTGAATCATTCCCACATACCCTGGAATACCAGGCAGAAGAGATCAGCATCCCGTCTCCACTTTCCCTCCTCAGGAAGGAGTAGAGTGATGCGGACAACCCTCAGCCTCCTTCTCTCCAAACCAGACAAACCCGAAGTCCTTAGCTGTTTCTCACAGGACATTCCCTTCACCACTGCTTCAGCTTTGGATGTAGCTGCAGAGCCCACAACTACACAATATTCCAGGTGAGGCCACACCAGCGCTGACTACAGCGGGATAATCACCCCTGTTTGCACTGTGCTTGATGCACGCCAGGACGCCTTTTACCCtcttggctgccagggcacgCTGCCAAATTACGCCTGAGGGGACCCACTATctgaagggagagggaaaacgCCGGGAAAGGGAAATATGGGGCGATTTAAAGGACAGGACAGGGCTGGAAGCTGACGGCCGGCTCCCCCCGCCACCCCAGCgctcggcccccgccgccctccCCGCCGCGGCAGCATCGACAGCCGCCCGTCCGTCAGCCGCCCCTCCGTCACCCACccgcccgctgccgccgccgccgccgccgccgccgccgctctcACCAACCTCCGCCTCCGCTTCCGGGTCGCCTCGGGCGGAGGGGAAGTCCCGCCCCGACCGCCCGTACCCGGCGCTGCCGTCCCTCCCTCGGTCCGCGGAAGGCGGGAAGCGGTGCCGGCGATGGGCGACATCCACGAGGTGCCGCGGCCGCGCATCGGCACGGGGCAGCTGGCGCAGCACATCGGGCAGCCCGTCTGCTTCGTGGGGCGCGTCGAGAAGGTTCGTGGGGCGCTCGGCGGGGTCTGGGAGCGGGGATGCGGCTGCCCCGTCGCTCTGTGTGGAGAGGCTGGCGCCGTCCCTGGGGCAGCTCGGCGGCTCCAGCCGGCCTGGGAGCAGGGCGGGAGGCGGACGGAGCTTTGCGGGAAAGAACTGGCTGAGGCGGCCAAAGCTTTTCTGTGACGCTTCCAGGTGCCTTTAGAGCGCACAGGCCTAATGTCTTTTGTAGACTTAAGTGTTCTTTTGTAGATTCATCCTAGTGGGAAGCTTGTCGTGCTTTCGGATGGACTCGGCAAGCATACGACTGTGGAGCTGAGCGAGCCTGTAAGTTACGGAATGCTTTGGAAATGATGTCGCCTCTTGTGGATTCCGgaggttttgtcttttctgaaaCCTGTGCATGCCTACCCTGTTTTGAGTTTTTCCACCTGTATTTCATTGCCTCTCTTTCTTGCATCTTTCAGCTAACCTGTAGCTCTCTTACCCATGAGCTGCCTTGGTCTTTATCAATTTTCAGCTGGTGTTAAGAGACAGAACTCGTTCCTTGTCAGACACATCCCTTTTTGGTTATTTTCTCTTACTCTATTAGTTGTTCACAGTGTAATATATTCTGCTACGTTTATTAGTTTTACTGTAAATTCAGTCTCCCATTTTCTTACTGCTTTTATAATCAAAAAGAATACGGTGTTTTCAGGAGTTTTTTAAGTTAACATTGCTACATTCTCTTAGAACACTTGTCATAGCATTTCAGTAAACTCCATAGTTAGCTTGAAGcattctttcttaaaaaacccctaagCAATTAATGCAATGGGTGTAAGATATAATTAGAACGGCTGAACGAAAATACTGCTTCCTTTGTTATCACCTACCACTGAAGGAGTAACACTTTGGTGTTTTCTTCTGATTCTAAGTATGTTTTTTCCACCAAGAAATGTTGTaattaaagaattattttaattgtgaTGACAAATGCTCTAGCTTGACTCAGCGCATGTGTATATTTACATCCTCTTCTCTGAATGAGTTGTTAAATGCTGAGAAACCTTGCCATCTCCATGGGAAATAATTGCATATGGTactctctctgtctttcaaGACAAGAGTCTGTCCTTGTTgatgaaaaatgcagtttgatACAGAAGAGTTTTGTCTTATAAATTGAAGATTGCTGACTTCAAACCACAACAAAATGTCTCATACCTCTTTCTTGAGTTTGTGAAAACATTTCCTGCCTTGGGTTGTTAAAAATTCAGATGTTAGCATCTGACCAATGATTCTATAATATTCTATAGTAACAGTGTAAGTGCTTGAATTCCATAAATGCAAAGCTGTAGTGCTGGGCACTTCAGTCTGTGCTCCACTGCCTTGGGAGAAACTGGTGTGTGCAAAAAAATGAGGCCAGGTTCATCTCTCCAGTTCACCCAATGTCAGTGGGGAAACTTCTAGATTTGCTAATCAAAATGCTTTCTaacatttttccctttaaatatatttctctgTTTGTGCATGTGTAGTTCACTCTTTCGACCCCAAAATTATGGGGAGGGAATTATTCCAGAAGACTTActagaaagtgaaaaataagaCTTAGGTATTGGAAGAACATTACCAAAATAGTACTGCACTGTTAAAATTTGtatcttaaaaaacaaagaaaatgttcaaGCTATATTATTTTGGAGTAAGATAGaatttttagcctttttttcctttgttcaaCCAAAGGCTTATTAGTGTCAGTATCTTTGTGTTCTGAACACTTACCTACAGATTActtaagaaataatttccaaatataCGTCCTGAATGTGGAACACTGGAACTGCTCTCTGGAGTGTGTGATACCTCCTTAGCTCTTACAGAGTTCTATAACTGACACAGGTTTGAATGCAGtgctttaaaatcagaattgttctgctctctgtgccctAGATTAGTCTCTGTTCAGTGACTAAATGACAGTTTTATATACTTACAAACTGGTATCTTTCCTCAGATGcttcttcatattttttgttttggcatTGACTTGGCTATTACAAAACCTGTAAATCTCTTAGTGGATCaaggtttttgtggttttttttagggGGGAGGGTGACAGGTCTTTTCAGTAGTACTGTATTGTTTGACATGGAACAGAATCTGTCCTGAACAAACCATCAGTTGTGGAGAGTTCCTAGCTTAAAGGCAGCAGCTAATTTAGTGTTACTGATTTCATTTTTGATGTGTTTTCTAGCTGGATGAGGAGATTTCAGGGGTTATTGAAGTGGTGGGAAGAGTAACAAATCAGGCAACCATCATGTGTGCATCATATGTCCAGTTCAGAGAAGATAAAAGTTTATTTGGTGAGTAAGAATATACATTACGGCAAATTCATTTTGAGTTCTGAACTCATCTTCAGTAAATAAGAAGGGAAAGCCTGATTACCTTTCCTTATGGACAAGGTCTTTCTTCAAGCTGCCAGATAAGGAGCGGGGTGTAGAAAAGAAGAGTGTCATGAGAGAAGTTCTGTACCAAATACTGTGGTTTACAGTTGAACTGTAGGGAGTGACTCAAAGCTGGAGCCAGTCTAGATCATTGCTGTGGCCAGATTGTTCTCCCACTCCTGACCACGTGGTTCTCACCTTGCCCTGAACCTTGTGTGGTAGTGCAGCTAGCAGGCCTAAAAATAACCTTCCAGAAAACAAGCAATGAGTGTTCCTGCCTTGGGAAAATGGGAGCTTGAGGGAGACTGGGATCACTCAGCTACACTGCTTTAAAATAACCTGTACTTAAATGTTATCATTGACTTGTGGGGAATTGAGCTTGTGCATCATAACCATTTTCTTTACCCTTTTTCAGATCTGGAACTCTACAATGAAGCACTAAAAATTATTCATGAATTCCCTGAATACTTCCCGTTTGGTACTGGGAGGAACACTTGATTTTTATTAGCATATATTTAGAGCTTCTAACAGTACTGTGGTTTCTTGCCTGACAGCATGGTAAcagttgcatttattttcaacaAATATACTGAAAAGACACTGTTACATGTGCTAAGTATTGCCTATGAAgagtattttctttgcaaatgtaTTTATTCAGCAAGGAGAACACTTTGTGAGTGTCTCACTCACTGTATATATTTAACCCTTTTGCATCTATGAGGAGTGTTCTGCAAGATTAGACTTGTCAGAAACTGAAATCTTATAAGCATCCTTTTCTACTTGTTAGAGGGTCTAGGATACATTACAGGAAACttgtatggaaaaaaattggtGGGGTTTTAATATaaagatttttgctttaatttgctTTGATACAAATTTGTTGAATGGGGGGGTATTTTGCATCTTGAAAATTTATCTTCAATAAAAAAGATTCACTACATTTAACTGTTCATGTCAGCATTAAATGTTAAGAGTGCTATTTTCAGTGATATGTGGCGATTCCTGTTCTCTTTTACCTGACACAGTTAAATTTAACAAAGTGGAATACAAGGTTCTTGCCTTTGCACTGATGCTAAACACTTGGAAGATGTCTAATTAGGCTTGGGGATTTCAAGCACAATTGACTTCTCATCACAACCTTCATTCTTGGTTGGAGTGTAAGCAGCAGTACCAGGATTCAGCCAGCTTGTCATGGTGACTAACCATAGGAACTGCCACACAGTCCCAAATTTTGTTACTATCCAGACTACTTACAACACTTTGCAAAATGTTT encodes the following:
- the RPA3 gene encoding replication protein A 14 kDa subunit, with product MGDIHEVPRPRIGTGQLAQHIGQPVCFVGRVEKIHPSGKLVVLSDGLGKHTTVELSEPLDEEISGVIEVVGRVTNQATIMCASYVQFREDKSLFDLELYNEALKIIHEFPEYFPFGTGRNT